Sequence from the Phragmites australis chromosome 6, lpPhrAust1.1, whole genome shotgun sequence genome:
TTGATAGACACTTTTATCGTAGATTTGTTCTACAATGTAAAGCCCTTTGTATATCTTATCTTCTCTATtactttaaaaaatacatagtaATCGACGTTCTAAGACAGGAAGGACATCCTGTCACATCTCCTCTAAGCTCTGACATATGGCCCCTCCGCTCTCATCTCCACACGTTGTGCTTGCTTCCCTCCCGTTTCATTTGCCGCACCCTCCCCTCTCGTTCACCCTCTCTCCACCTCACCCTCCCCTCTCGTTCCCCCTCTCCGAACCTTCTCTCTTGATCTCCACCCCCCGCCTAATGTTAAACGtatttttttcaacaatatgCTTTAAATATATCAaaaatcggatatgtggttaTAGAGATATTATATTTTTACGATTCGAATCAATAAAAAGAATTCCCGTTATATACTCTAATGGGTGAAGTTTAATGGATACGTGATATCAGGAACGACTCTTAATTTGTTGACTCACGAAAGACTAAGCTAGTTGCATCGATCTAGTGACGCAATATAAATCTGTTTTACATGTAGACACAGAATAGATTTagcgtgtgtgtatatattccGGTCAACAAAGGTCCCGCTTTCCACGACGGCAAATTCATACGCAGCTGCTGCATATCTGCGAGATCGTGCTACGATAATGAACCGGTGCCAAGTTCCTGCCACTAGTATTAAAATGCCATCTTTCTGACCCCGGCGATGCGACCCGTTAGAACGAGACACGCACGAGTTGCTGCcccgcggcggcgacgacgtcgCTTGCGCGCGTCTGGTCGCCGACGATGACGTCACGGGGGCTTGAAGTTTGAACGCAACCGCGTCCTCTCTCGTGAGTCCAGAGATCCCGTCGCTATGCGCAAAACGCAGACGACAACGGCGGCGACTCGCTCGGCTCCCGCGCCCGTACGTTTTGATCTGGAGGCCGCAGCAAACAGCACCGCGAAACGATCGAGCACTCGGCGACTCGCTGGTACGTGCACGGCCGGGTTCGCGCGCGGAGGAGTGGGACGCGACGGCGTGCCGCACGATGCATGGCCTTGCTGGCCGGTTTGCCACAGTGCAGTCGCGTAGTATATATCACCTTAAACGAGACACCGGATGTTCAGACGGACAGGTTAGGGTCCTCCGGTCCTGTATGTTTGTTTCTGCATCGTGGATTCTGGATCGTAGATTTTGGATTGTGattctataaatatatatttagatTATGATATAATctataatttatttaaaataaacttCTACGATACAGAATTTAGAATCCAAAATTTAGAGGGACAAACAGGCCCTAGCTCCACATACGCAGCGCTAAAAAGGCGAAACCCATCGAAGACCGTGTGATATGATCGGCGATGTATGCCTCGAGACAGAAAATTGCCGTGCCCGCACCATCTCGCAACGCTTATAAATTCTGACACGTCGAAATAAAAGTTCAGAACGTCGTCGATCGCGTATCTCCAAAGTCCAAACTTACGGGTAGTTTTTAAGTCGGTGAACTCATTTGTTATCACTCGCCGGCCCTCTTTTCACCTCTCCCTTTTTGACGGTCTCCAGAGTCCGGCGATGTGGTAGCTGCAGAGGAGCACGGGGAATGCACTGACCGATTGAACCAATAGAATAAAATGCCATCTTTCTGACTCCGGCGATGCGACCCGGAAGAACCAGATGCTTAAGCATGCATGCAGGGGGTCAACGCCCAAGCTGGCCAAGGTAAAGACGTGGTCGTCGGTCTACGGTCCTGTTAGATACAGCTTATTAGTATCTTCTGTTTCTCAGAAATATAAACTACGTTAAATAAGTTGAGTTTATATTAGTTTTGAAAAACTGATAAGCTGtcttttaataaaataaattaaaaatcaatAAGCTAGTtgagaatgattttttttaaaattatgggttaaaagttttaaaagttaAGACTATAAATTAATAGGTTTTTCAAAAGCCATAGACATCTTTTTaataaaaactataaatttcAATTTATATCAAACAAAACCTACGGTATCTGGTCAGATGTGAGGTCAGGGGCCGGGTTTGAAAGTTTTGAACGCAGCCATGTCTTTACTCTCGTCCCGCGATCCCGTCGCTACGCGCCAACTGCGCCTGCGTGCGGTTTTCTTCTTGCGACCGGGCGACCGGCCGCTTCGCGCGCGACGGCGCTGCGTGGCCCTCGTCCCTCGATCGACCACGCTAGCCATAGTCGCGCATCATCCATCAGGCACGCAGCTAGGCGAGCTGCACCTCACATGAATACACAGAACAGACAGATTCTTTCACAAAAAACAACGTGTCCACCTGCCTCCAAGCTCCAACCAATGATCGCAACGGCTGTTCttgttggatatgtgtcgaataattatacggagttggttacgtataggtTTTAGAATTGTATTAGTGGTATATGACGGAATCTTAGTGGGACTCTAGTGGAATTCTAGTAGGATTGCTGTAACCAggcctcctcataaatatgagaggagggccATCGTTTGTAACCATGACAACATAGGCAGCGAGTCTGCGGGAACTCCGGAAAGCGAccggtgttgctagttggggaggagcgtcCGTAGTCATGCTCCGGGAATGTAAGCTtcggctgaacctcgttaacaaatatcgtACATGGTGTCGTCTGTGATCGTACGCATCATCTCGGTAGATCCATCCGTTGCTTTCGCTGATGGCTTATTTCCTAACAGTTCTGACACGTCGAACCGAAAAGTTCAGAACCGCGTCGGCCTGTTCGGAAGTTGCAAGTCGTTGTTAATCGCGTTAGGGAGTTGGAGATAATAGTGAGAACCCAACGACTGACACACACTCATCGACGGCACACATATCATTGCGCATCTCTAAAGCCCCATACTTTTCCATGAAATAGTGGTGGTTGAGTCACCGGCTTCCTTTTTGGATCCcctctcttccttttttttcttttttgaacgaACGAGCCTCCTCTCTTTCACGTGCTCGGGAGACGTGGTGCTTAGACCattttcaattatattttagtcattttattatttttctgatTCTTCTTCTCGTattatttactttattttctcttatttcatCAGTTTTCATTCGAAGGAATCGTGAAATGAAATAAGAGAGaattctaaaataaaaaaataaaaaatctcttAAAAAAGAAGTCACTAAAAAGAACTAGAATAACTTTACAAAAAGAACAGATCTCACCAAATAAAACTGTTAGAAATGCTCTTATTACAGTGCAAGACGAGACTGATTGAAGCGGGGAAAAGAGCAAGAGATTCGATCCACCAACATGCTTTCGCGGCCGGGCCCGGCCCTGTCGGCCAACACCCAAAGCGGAGACGGCACCGATGGTTAGCCGGTCGATTCGATCGGGTGGCCCGGGGTGGTCGACAAGATGTTCACGGTCGGCCTCGctgtcgatcgatcgatcgcgGCGGCGTCAGTGGCCCGAGGGAGCGACGCCCGCGCCTTCGCACGAAAGCAGCGGCTGGCTTTTGGCGAGGCCACGAGTTCGGTTTCCTTTTCTGAATCCTTGTTGTGTCCACCGTGCATGGTTCGGAGTTATCGGAAGCTTACTCTCGATCTCTGAGCTCCCCACGGAAAAATTAACTGCCGAAAACATTGAGCCACTCAAACCAGCTTCTGGAAGAAGTCAGCTTGAAATGGAAGCTAAGCTCTCCAAGCAAGCGCTCATTAGCGTAATAGTATATTTGTACATGTCGTCTTATGCAATATCACCTAGAAGTTTAGATGACgtggaggagaaaaagaaaggcgAGAGAAAACGGTTGTTGTTCGGTGAAGTAATAACCTTATAAACTTAAATTTACTATAAGATTACTCTCACACCATTATATTGGCTGGTATAGATATACAActcataatatttatttattctaataCATAAATTAAAAGAtgtaaaattattataaaacaGCTGAAAATACAAATTATTATAGAAATTATCTGTTAAATCGTCTCAAAATCATAAGACTCCATAACACGACACAAATATAATTGCTCTAAACAAAGCCAATCTTGTTGGATGATCTAACTCTAAACAGGAAGCGGGCTCTATCTTAATACATCTTTTTTCTATAAGATATAAATAATTACAAATGATATGATTCACATGAATTTTAAGAAATATACCCTAATGATTAGAGCTAGTCAATGAAGCTGCTCTCATACCTTCGGTAGCTTCAGCAGAAACACGATCTTCTCCGAACAGGGTCCAAACCTACTCCTTGCTGCTAATCCGTTATCTTAATCCCTCAGTGCCCTGGGATCAGGGCGGCCGTGAGGCATGCGACGCATGCCGCGCGCGGAGGTCGGGAGGGGGTGGGTGGCCAACCGCCGGCGGGGCCGCGTCGCGCGCAATGGTGGCGTGCGGGGCGGGCCGGCGGGCCGCAGCCACAGAAACCATGGCCAGGAGCCACGCGGGCCCCGCCCACAAACAATCTGCCGAGGACACAGAGGAGGTGGCGCCATCGGGAGGTGGGCCCCACAAACCGCTAAGCCGCAGGAGACGACCGGGAAGGTGGTGTGGTTGTGGGCACTGGTCAGTCGAAGAAGAATTCGACACGAGCCCGAAAAGAATAAACAGCGGCGTGCGCGGTCCATCTCTCATCATTTCCTCCACGATTCCACCCTCtcgttcctcctcctcctctcccggcGCCATCTTTATCCATCTCGACTTCTCCAGGCAGAGCCAGGCGCGAGAGAATCAGGACCCGTGGCCAGCCTTCCCTGACCGCCTGCTCCTCGCTTGCTGATACGGGTGAGGGGATAGCCATGGTTCAGTGAGTCAGGAGGGGTTCTTGTGCTGCAGGAAAAGGAGCCTCTTTTCAGCGGTTCGTTTCGctcctattctttctctttcGATGCATCTTTGGTTCGACTCGTGATTGAGGGAGGGTTTTCCGGTTCCTGTTCCAGGGAGACAAGAAAGGAGGTCCTTTTGTTTACCCGCGTGCATCGTTTGAGTTTCTGGAGAGCGCTCTGTGCCTCAAGGTTGATTGGTTTGATTGTTTCGTCCAATAAGCACAGGGATATCTGAGCGAAAGTTAGTTCTTCTGGAGGAGGTTGGTTGCCTTCCTTTCAAGTTTGTTCTGTCTATTatgctgctgctgttgatgcATGATCATTGCCTATCTATCGGTTGTTCTACCCTCTGCTGCCTTACTTCCCCCTCTTACTAGTAATTTCAGAGGACTGTTCTATTTCTAGGAAAAGTAAGGATTTTTGCCATTTCCATGAAGGATGAACTGTCCTGTTGGCTGATTCTGTACTTGATCGAGTAATTAATTGTTTGTCTACTACTGTCCTGTTCTTTCCTGGGACCAAAGCCCCCAACTTACTACAAAATTAACTTGAAGTAATTTGTAGAAAAATGCAGTAATATGCTTATTTTCAGAAACAAATGTATTGCATTTTAACTTGACCAATTAATTGACTTTCCCATATGGTGGGAAACTGGGGTTGGCGTGGGATTAGCTCTCCTCCATTTAGCCACTGATCGCAGAATATCAAGGTACTGACTATTGGGTGCACGCATGCTAATCTTGGCCATTGTTCGAAATGTTTTTAGGTAGAGAGTTGACTCTGTAAAATGTATTTAGTTTGATAGTTGACTACTTGGCTATAACATACTCACCCTGCAATGGTAGCAGTGGATAGTTGCTAGAAACATTTTTGGCACGAACCCTTCCAAAATATCCATATTTGGTTTGCTCTATATTTTGGCTCAGGTTAAGGTTATATAGCATTGGCCAAACTATTACACAATGCAAGCGATGAATATCATATATTAAATAAAGCACAGTTGACTTTCCGTTGGTGCCATGAGCCCCCATATCGTTTGAGATTAGACATTTTTATTTGACGGAACTATTCTATCCTTCATATTTGTAAGCAACTAACCATGTATTGATCAAATGCACTTGGAGTTGATATGATCTTAACAATATTCTTCAGTGTCATGATAAGAATGGGTTCCCCTGGACTTATTTTCCAAGATTCTTCTTGACATTATGATCTTGTCTTGAACAGTTCAGGACTCCTGAGATCAAGATTGCCAGCCTTCTTCGCAGATGGAGAACGATAACAGTGAAGTGACGGGTTTATCTAGGCGCAAATCTTGCCAGGTGAAGTACTGAATTGCCTTCGTTTTTCTGACTACCATTTTGAGTTTCATTCAAACATAAACTCTATGGTCGTGTGCCACTCATGCTAGTGGAAACACTCTTGGCATATACTAAGATATTTATATTCCTTTTCATGATGCCAATGTTTGCCCTCTGTCATGGTTGGTTATGCCAATTTAAACACAAGTAAACCATTGGAAATGTCACAAAACTTGAACTAGAATGGCGTtataaaggaaagaaacaaagaGATAAATCCTCACATTTTAGGTCTTGTTTTGGTTCTTGTGGctcttgttgggtttcatctctagcctgccccaacttgcttgggactaaaggctttgttgttgctgTGTCTGCCTTACATTGTAAGTTCTGGTGACCTGACATTAAAGAGAGGAGCTCATTTTGCCAGGAACATGTGGAATAAATAATAAATCTTATGCATGATGTAGTATGTCACTGTAAAAGCGACACATAGCTAAAGAGGGCCTAAGTTGTGGAGCTCAGCAAATGTGGTATCGCCAATTTTGTTTTCTTGCTGTAAGCTTACGTTTATTCTTCTTTATAGGTTACTGTTAGAGACCTGTTTTGTTGGATATGTATGAGTGTCACATTTGTTCTTTCCATTTCAGCTTCTTGTACCTATTATTGATGTGATTCttgtttaattgttttgctCTTTTAGGCTCACAGCTCAATGTGTAGTGAGCTGACAATGATGTTGGATAAAATCTCTTCTATCCTTCCATCAATAGAGGCAGCTCGACCAGGATGTAAAGCGGGTATACAGGAATTATGCAGCCTATACAATACAGTTGAGAAAGGGAAACTTATAACTCTGCACTGCATCGAATGTAGTAAGCTCTACTTGGTATGTTGTGTGGATGGGAAACAGAAGATTCCGATATTCTATATACATTGTTGAGATTTAGGGATGGGCATGGATCAATCCATGGATGGATTGGGTATCCATGGATCCACTCTAGTTCAACCTAATTAACCAACTAGACAATTTTTCTAGCTCATACTGtctagttagttaattaagttGAACTAGAGTGGATCCATACCCATCCCTATTGAGATTACCGTATTCTTTTGtgaatatttgatgtttttggATATTTCTGTTTCAGGCTATTACTGGAGAGGCAATTGTAGCAAGATGTGAAAGGATCAGAGACTCGCTTAGGAGGAGTTTGTTTCATATTCAGAATATGGTTCCACCAGCATTAGCTAATCAGGTTAGctgatttggtttgatgtttACTCTACGTTTGTTGGTGTCGGTTAATTCAATTTTGTGGCACTATAGatttcagaaacaaatgtaTTGCATTTTAACTTGAAGTAATTTGTTGAAAAATTGCAGTAATATGCTTATTTTCACTTGTACGTACTCTGTGGGCCTACGCATAAAATATATTGCTTTATCGTATAACCTTATTTACCCTTTGTTTGATTGTTACTACGTTACTGCATACAGATTGCCGAAGTCCATAATGATCTCCGGGATGTAAAATTTGTTCTTGATCCGATGGAGGAAGAGGCTGGCAAAGCCATTTTACAGATGCTTCGGCAGTCCGACTCAACTGAAGAACTAGAACTTGAGACATTCCTGCAGGCTGCTTCAAAGTTGGGCCTGTCATCTCCTAAAGCAATCTTAATTGAAAGACGAGCGATCAAGAAACTACTTGACAAGATTAGTGGTACTGATCCCAAAAAGGAGGGGGTCCTTCAGTTTTTTCTGTACCTCATTAAGAAGTATGGAAAGAGCATCAGACCAGACTCTGGTGAACGGAATGAGAGTTTGCAATGTGAAAGTCAGTCTTTAACTCCAAGCATAACTTCCAGTGATGCCAGTACTTGTGGAAAATGCTACACAGCAACTGACTTTCAGAGATCTGAGGATCACAGTAGAATGTCTGAAGAAGCTACACCACCTACAGAGTTCTGTTGCCCAATTTCAACaaagctaatgcatgatcctgtGATAATAACATCTGGACAGACTTATGAAAGAGAATATATTGAGAGATGGTTCAATGAGGGATATGATACCTGTCCCAGGACACAGGTAAAGCTAGAGAACTTCTCGATGATCCCAAATACCTGCATGAAAGATCTCATTTGCAATTGGCGCAAAGAGCATGGTTTCACAGTTTCGGATTTTATTCCTCCAAGCGAAAATGCTTACAGTTACTTACCGGAGCAATTGCATAATTACTCTATGTCAAGTTTGCACAATGTTTCAGTACCTCTCATTACTGGAAAAGCCGGCAACTTTGTGATTGATCACAGCAGTTCATCTGTTGCATTATCTGATGCCAGTTATGTCTCAGATGCATCCCATTCCCACGGAAGGGACATGGAGGAGCCAAAAGAGATTTCTCCTTTCTCTTGGAACGCAGATTATCAAAAGT
This genomic interval carries:
- the LOC133921424 gene encoding U-box domain-containing protein 5-like, with protein sequence MENDNSEVTGLSRRKSCQAHSSMCSELTMMLDKISSILPSIEAARPGCKAGIQELCSLYNTVEKGKLITLHCIECSKLYLAITGEAIVARCERIRDSLRRSLFHIQNMVPPALANQIAEVHNDLRDVKFVLDPMEEEAGKAILQMLRQSDSTEELELETFLQAASKLGLSSPKAILIERRAIKKLLDKISGTDPKKEGVLQFFLYLIKKYGKSIRPDSGERNESLQCESQSLTPSITSSDASTCGKCYTATDFQRSEDHSRMSEEATPPTEFCCPISTKLMHDPVIITSGQTYEREYIERWFNEGYDTCPRTQVKLENFSMIPNTCMKDLICNWRKEHGFTVSDFIPPSENAYSYLPEQLHNYSMSSLHNVSVPLITGKAGNFVIDHSSSSVALSDASYVSDASHSHGRDMEEPKEISPFSWNADYQKYLSFHNFNQDMFLRFFHELSMLPVEQEGKSIKDFKSILDCENEVSCAMVSNGFVEAFLEFLKNEIGSYSVQAQKAGFQFFLAFLSSSRTKVPSMDEEAFYLITSFLDSELKSEALLMLHELVQHSKCPKSHLMASVVTPPLFKILASDDAEGLELSLKIICKLSSAANIKSYLISLGIISKLAPILTEGRFVECCLKILRNLCDMEETTVLITRTDRFLGSVAEYLDTGSPKERELAVVILLAICSRSIEDCLLVMKEGVIPALVDLSVNGTDEAKGCSIKLLHLLRDMRRSDQFSNSCSQEVVATDVVEDAPDSSVHKQPISKSSRFFQRKLNIFSKPRSLTLF